The following nucleotide sequence is from Amblyraja radiata isolate CabotCenter1 chromosome 22, sAmbRad1.1.pri, whole genome shotgun sequence.
CTCACTAAAAAGTCCTTGTCTTACAACATAAATCCTGTCCCGTAGCAATTATTCCAATGTTTAACCAGTGTTATAATAAGAATTCAGCAGCACCAAACAACATGGCATGACTTGTCAATGGTGAACATTTTAGCCTGGACACATTAATCCATGGAGACAAGGTAATACATTTCAGGAGGGGGtatcagttgattcacaaagaACAAGATCCACTGAAAGGAGAATTAAATagcatataattttttttttgtagttctggAATTTAAACTACATGTATTTCTATATGTAAGCACACTTGCTGGGAACTGTATTCATCAATTAATTTATAGATATGGATAGAGTTGCGAGAATTAATGGTCAGTGTTGAGGAACCGGCTCTTAATTGTGCATATTGGGTTCTCGGTCCATCTTTAAGTATAGGGTGAATTGGGGGGCTACCACAGCAAAACATCTCATGATGGATACTGTGAATCCAATTAGGATTATTTCCAGTCCTCATCATTcagggtgtcagaggctatggggagaaggcaggggaatgggattaggagggagagatagaccagccatgattgaatagcggagtagaagaTGGGTCgaaagcctaattctgctcctattacttatgaccttatgaattcaGTGATAAGGACCTGTAAAAGGCCATAATACTCGCGGTCTCTGATCACTTGCCTGGATCGCAGCTGAATGCATGACTAGCACCAAGGTAGTTGGAGTAGGTACTGATGTGATTTCTTTTGAATAGAAATGCATGTAGCCACCTGGTAATCCCTGGAAAGATTCCACGTTTAATTTGGAAAGATTCAGGATAAATCAACCGTCTTCACAGCAGATACAGGAGATTAAGTTATCAGGCTATTGTGAAGTAGCAGAAAGAAAATCCCGCAATATTTGGCATCTTTTTTTCATTCTGTCCTTCTGATCATCTAAAAATTAATGACTATCATTGGTTTAATTCTTTCGGACCATGCTCTCAAATTGCCTTCCGAAATGCTTCTGCGCCAGTCAATTCATAATTGTTATTTTATCTCAGTGTCACACTTTAGTTGATTATAATCTTGTGAAAGGCTATGAAGTATTTTGCTGTGTTGGTGAGATATATAAATACACATTGTTGAGCTGAGTTGCCATTTGGTTGTTAGTTAAGGAGCTCTAGAATTTTGACCCAGGGACAAAGAAGGATGGAATGTAGAATGGACGCAGCTGAAAATGTTGCCATTTGCCTGCTGTCCTTATCCTTGGCAATAAAGGTTGTAGGTTTTCAAAACCTCTGCTGTTGCAAGATATCTGGTCAGAATTTAATAGGGTATATGAAAGCAAAATTCTTGTCACAGAATATTTGGCTTTTAATCTATTTTAGTCGCATCTGGCTCAATCATGCTTGAATCAGTTTGCAGTTACAGTATACATCATGTGGAATATAATATGGGGAAATATGAGCTTATCCACTTTATTAAGGAAAATGAAATGATTTTTAAatgaaattaatctacaaattgtgATGGTGCAAAGGGATCTGAAACACAAAAGAATGGTCATGCAGATGTAACAGGTAATTaggaaagcaaatggaatgttggACTGTATTACACGGTGTATGGAATCAGCATGTTTTGATGCAACTTTACAAGGTGCTAGTTGGATTCCACCAGTCACACTGCATACAGTTTTGTCTCAAAATTTAATGATGTGCTTGCATTGGAAGCAGTACAGACATGGGTCACagggttaattcctgagatgccAATGATGTGCCCAAAAAGGTTGGGCCTAtactcattggaatttagaagaatgagaggatattATTGAGCGATGCGGAGGCTTGGGAAATGTTTTTCCTTGTATGGGAATCTGGAACCAGGGGGACATAGTTCAGAATAAGGGGCTGTCCATTTAAAATTGAAGTGAGCAGAATTTTCCTTAGAGCGTCATAATTCTTTGATATTCTCTGTGGGCGAGTATATTTAAGGCAAAGTTTGATATTTGAACTGCAAGGGGGTATGGGGATAGAACAAGAAAGGTATGTTGAGGCTACTTGCCTAAGCCACCATCTTATTGAATAATGGAGAGCACTTGCGGGGCTGCTTGGTCTCGTCTCGCTCCTGTTTCTTGAATGCTATTCCTGTATTATGTGGCTGCTAAGAATGTTGCCTTTGGCTGGGGTCATTCATGCTCTGAAGTCCAAGTAAACTAGACCTCGGGTTGTGGATTGTGTGTTCTTGCACCTCAGACTTTGACTGATTGTCAGACATTTTTATACTGTAATGATCAGAGACCTTAAAAAAAAGTTTAGAtttatttcaacaattaaaaaatTAAACTCTTTACTGTTTCATTCATTTCCTAACTTGTGATGCAAATACTTCTTATCGGCCATACCCTAAATGTCATCGGTCAGTGCCTTGCTGCATCCAAGCAGAATTGTTCAATTGAGGAATTGAGTGGAGCTGAACACGTGCATAATCAGTGAAAGTTTGTACTCCCAACATAACATTTGAGGGAAAATCACTTGTGAAGCAGCTTGAAATGCTTGAGCTAGAATACCATCCCAAGGGATTCCTGTATCAATGTCCTAAACCCATGTTAATTGGCGTTCAACACTTTTTTTGCTTGGAATGAAACCATCTGGTAAAGAGTTTCCCCATTGATGTTAATTATTGCTAGTGTTGGGGTGAATATTCAATGAAATGAAAGAATTGTAGTAAGTGTATAGAGTGATCCAATATTCGTAGCTGCAGAATACAGACATTTCTTTCTTGCGGAGAAATTGGCTTATGCACAGTTCTTGGGAATGGACCGTTTATGTAATCTGGGAATTACCTGTATTGTCGGGCAGTAAATAATATGAATGGCACACTTAATCAGTCCATATTGAAAATATTGTTATGCAGACTAATGTACAACAATGACTGTTTTGGAAAGTTGATTTATTGTTTAGAATTTTCCTACCTTTTAAAATGAAAGATAGTTTAGATGTATGAACAGTTTAGATGTATGTGCTTTTGCTGGTTCAGCTATTCATAGTAGCTGGTTATTTAACCATTCAGACCAAACTAAATTCTGAATTAAATTTGGATCTGTCATGATGCTCCGGGGTAATAAAGGTACcccaggattatggggagaaagttcTTCAGAGGTTTCTTTCACATAATTATTGGGTTCCATATAAGACCGATTTGGCTGTGGTTCCAGTTGTCATTCTGatcaatctcttttttttttttttttgcttgagaCTTTTTGTAACTTGTCCGAGAGCATTCTAccttcattttaaaataaaaaatagatttttttaaaaatcataatgATTTGCTGATTGTCAGAATGAGCCTGCTCAGTTTGTTGCTTTACTGGCTGGAAATGTGCAAAATAAATTGGGGAACAAATCTTAACCATTAAAGATCCCTGTGTTCTTAAGTACTGACCTTAAGCCTTGGATGCCTTACCCCCTTACTCAaacccgcgctctatcctcagccccACCCCATACTTCCGCCTCTGGCCGACAccttcctcctccaatcaccgcgctgaatcatcatggtcccccccccactgcctgctgaccgacgtctctctcgtccaatcggcgccctcgatcatcagtcccacccccactgtctcgcggaaagcagagattttttATAGCTTTTTtttcaccgagttttaaaatccggattacaaaacatgggggggggggtcgtcccAAAACATGTcctccccgggatttccgcccatgattgcatgcaaaggatatgcaacaaaatactaaacatgactactttcatttacaagacattgctgtgtcccaaatattatccctgaaatgggggcactatgtataaacactgctgtaatttctacatggtgaaaccaaaatgtataaaaatggcttttattaaaaatCGGACAATGTGCTCTTTCACCACATGtgactttttctattacaaatctcaaattgtagagtacagaggcaaaaaaataaatgatgggtcattgttccaaacattatggtggtcATTCATATCCAACTCCATTtgggacgatcccccccccccccccatgttttgtaatccggattttaaaactcagCGGGAAAAAAAGCTataaaaaatctccgctttccccgAGACAGTGGggttgggactgatgatcgagggcgctgattggacgagagagacgtcggtcagcaggcagtggagggggggggggggaccatgatgattcagcgcggtgattggaggagggagaagtcctggtggagcaaagatcatagagcggaagcttgaatcggcccgttcgtggggcTTTTCATCCCCcggcccggcgcagcttaaaatcagCCGCGGGATCTTCTACCGCCCTGTGGTAAATTGCTGCGTCGagacgatcgaggctcccgatgttgaagcccccgccgggcgatgaaaggccccgtgaacgggccgattgaagcccgaTGATTCAgggcagacgaagctgctgttgctggagttcggagtcgatcACCTACcaggtcagcttccgatgttaccgtccacagggccacggctgaagcctcgagTCTGtgtgcgcggccgccaagaagttGTGCTCCCCCCCCGTGCAATGaccgcttgaagtctgtgattcatggacatcacccgtTGCTGGGTCTTCtcaggtgatgctctgccaggcctgtattgcagccatctttagcttatgcttgttttggggactagtcctcttcagttttctcttctgcatgtaaaaggcatgctcaattgggttcagatcgggtgattgacggccactcaagaattgaccattttttagctttgaaaaactcctttgttgctttagcagtacgtttgggatcattgtcttgctgtggaatgaatcgtcggccaatgagttttgaggcatttgtttgaatttgagcagatggAGGGCACCGTATATGCTGTACAATCCAGAGCTACTTAGCTGAACCCATGAACCcgtaaattataaataaatgcgATCGAGTTCTTCCATTGGTATTTTCAGTTATGTGCTTGCTGAGCTGTATCACGAGAAAGAAAAGTATCATTGCTTTTTGAAGATTTCTACATTTATCTTATTTCTACATGTATACAGTAAGACATTCTGGGAATTGTGTTCAGTAGTAGTAGTTCTCCATAAAACTTAAATTAAAATTTTCACTGGTGCAGTCATTTTCAATGTGATTTTTCTATTCAGCTATAGGTTAGTGTCCCATTTAGCTTGGCCATTTAGTGGCGATAAACAGATATATGTATGtaatgggggttttttttttcaaacattACCTGGGAAAATTGAGAGGGTGGCATAGTTTTTTTTAAGTTATGTTATTTCCATTCAATTTAACCGTGAATTTAACAAAACTCCTCATAGTAGAGATTATGTAAAGTGCTGAGATTACAAAAGATTTACATTTGGCAGTCCTGAAACCATGTAGATATTTACAAGAACACCAAGTGTGTTCAAAGCCTGAACAAATAATCTAATTTTGAGAATTCTTCATTGTGGTCAGCGAGGGGAAGGAAGTATGTGTATGTTAATAAAGCTTTTGAAAGCTATTCCAAGTTGATATtaaaaggggaaaagatgtattttgtttaaaaaaaaatctttcactGTATGTTTGCTGCCTTCAGACCTCCATAAAACTAAAATCACACTCCACTACAAAAAGTAAATATTGGTACAATGTCCAGATAGCAGTCAGTTTTACAGTTGTTGCCTCAGCAACACGAGATTAGATTTGCCCTATTGGGCTGGTGTAAGATTTGGCAGTGAACATGCTGTACTTCAGCTGGATGTGGAAaatggttttgaaatgttcagacCAAACACAACTGTTAAGCATGTGTTAAGATTGCAAATTTATGCACAGAAATGTCATTGCAGTTGCTCATCTATACTTTGCCAGGACGTGAATCCACAATGCTTCCAATCGTCATTCAGCCAAAACATTGTGCATTGTAAAACAACTTCAACAAAATATTTTTACTCGGGTCATTTTGGTTTTGAATCGACCATGAATTATGGAGATAATATATTTAGGGTAGATAGTCACAACTTGAGGGCAGACAGTCAAAccctttttccagggtggaaatgtcaaagataagAAGGCATAGTTTTATGGTGagtggggaaaagtttaaaggaaatgtgtgggacaaattatttttaaacacaGGGAACACACTGCTcggggtggtgctggaggcagatacgattgtggcctttaagaggcttttggacaggcacatggatatggagcatgcgcagcagaggagattagtttatcttgctgTCATGTACAgctcaggcattgtgggctgaagggtctattcctgagatactgttccatgttctgtgttctatgtcatGAAGTGTGGGTAATCATTTCATCTTCATAATAACTTTACTGGGCATTAGGTCCTAATTGACATGGTTGGTGTTTTCAATGTGATTTGCATTCTTTGATATGTGTACTTGGACGTGTATTTATAATTTTTGGCTCCACTCCTTTTAAGCAGGCTTGTGCTATGAGCGTCAGAGGTTTTCATGATGTCAGAGGtcagttgtcagaggttatggggggggaaGGTCATAAGGAGGgatagattgatcagccatgattgaatggcggagtagacttgatgggccgaatggcctaattcttcccctattccttatgaccttatgagtctaAATTTAGATAGAAACTAACAATGTCTTCTTGAAAAGATTATAACATATTGACTTTTCATAGTTGACTATTCACAGTATAATTGCCAGAAATATTTTTAGGTGAAACTGGGTTGAAGCCAGAATCTGCCTGATCACCTGCACCCAGAGGCAATAAAAACAGgtttattgaaaaaaaaaatagacTGGCAAGCATGAAGTTTGGTTGTCACAGAAAATTTGAATGCAAATATCTATCGTTATACAAAATGGAACAGCTAAATTAAGCTGAATTGTCATCCTTATGTGTGCAGAGCATTTGTAGTTATCTATAGAGCATTAGTTTGTCTTGAATTTTTGAAAGTGCCATAACTGTTGTGAACATCAAGAGTTAATTATCCTAGACCCGACCTGGAAATTGGCTGTGTACTATTGGACTACTACAGAATGCTGTGCTAAATGGATCTGATGCTGTTATTTTGATATTATTTGGCAAATCTTTGAAAATGTGTGTTGATCCTGTGATTCATCACAAACTATCTTTATCTCTCTTAAGGATCGGAAAACCCCAGTGCAAAGGACATATTGCAAAAAAAAGCAATGTTTATTCCAAGTAGAGAAGTTTCCATAGCTGTAGTTTCATTTGGGAGTAGAATTACCAAGGGTAAGAGAATAACTTGATGTGAAGCCTGTTTGATTTAAATGAAAATCTCTTGTGCATTTTCAATTTAAAGGTGCCTGCCTGATATTTGAATTGGTAAGCATTACCAACATTGCTTTATTTCTCTCTTTTCTCGTGTTATCCAAAAGAAAGCTATCGAGCCTTAAACTTTCACAATGTATTATTCAGTACATCCAACTGAATTTAACTCAAAAGTATGTAGGAAGATTTCATTTTTGAAAATTATGTTACCATAATGCTTTCTAAAATTTCTTCCACAGTCTATAGTAAATTgagtttttgaggaggtgactgaCAAAGGTCGGGCAGTGGAtgctgtctacatggattttagtaaagcatttgacaaggtccctcatggtagtcCGACCCAGAAGACTAAGATGAATAGGATCCACGGAGGTTTTGTCATTTTGATTCCAAATGAGTAAACCCATAGAAAACAGAGAGTAATGttggaagggtgttattctagCTGGAGATATGTGACCAGTTCCACAGAGGTCTATAAAATGTAGATagattggttagtaagtttgcaaacaaTTTTGCCAAGTAaattggtgcagctgtagagagtAAGGAAGGCTTTCAAAGTATACAGCGAGATCATTTACTGtcgtgggcagagaaatggcagatggcgtttaatccaagcaagcatgaggtgttgcactttgtgagGTTAAATGCAAGGGGAAACGGCAAGGTCCGTAACAGCATCGGTGTACCAAGAGATCttggtccaagttcatagctccatgaaaatggcaacacaagtacatAAAGTGGTGAAGAAGGAAGAATGGGctgcttgccttcatcaattAGGACATTtgaatacaagagtcaggaagtcatgttgcagcattATAAAACTTCGGTTAGGCCTCATATGTAGTATTGTTGGCAATGCTTggtatcccattacaggaagaacggatgctttggagagagtgcagaagaagtttgccaggatttgagggtatTAGTTATGTGGAGAGGTTggtcaaacatggattgtttgctctggagTGTCGGATGTTGAGGAGAGACATgattgaagtatacaaaattTATGAAGcacatagatcgggtagacattcagaaccttttctccCAGGCAGAAAatatcaaaggctagagggcatggTTTTAAGGTCAGAGGGTTCAAGTTTAAATAATACGTGTGGGGCCAGTTATTGTTTTTATTCagcgtggtgggtgcctggaacatgctgccggagatggtggtagaagcagatacaatagtggcatttaagaagcttttagattggcacatggatatgcagggaatggagggatagggatcacatgaaagcagaggagattaacatGACATTacgttcagtacagacattgttagattagattagatttactttattaatcccctttttCATTGTTGGATGTGTTCCTGTGCCATTTTGTTCCATGTTTTATGTGCCCTAATAGAAAGTTAACAGTTCAAAATGTAAATGATTTCATTTTACTCAGATATCCACTGCAGTTGGCTTAACATATATACTCCTTTTGGAAAGAAAAATAATACTGAAGTCTATTAGTAAATGTTTTTTCTTACTGATTCGAATACAAATATTTATAAGTACTTTGTACATTTTACATAATACTCTTCGGATTCATGGTCGCATTAACTAATGGTGGGAGGCTCAAAATTTGTCATGATTTTCCCCACTTAGAAAACCCATGCACCCTTTTCTAATTGTTCTAATTTTTTGCATGTGCAAATTTGCTTTTATTTAGCGTAAATCAGTTGCACATTGCTATTTTATTTTTCCAGTGTAGTGCAATTGAAAAGTTTTCTTCATGTCACTCGCTtgcccatcaaaaacccaacgcATTTTCTATGTCAGGGACACCAGGGACGATGCCATTCCCTATGCAAACTATTGCTGGAGCATGGCACAGAGAATTGGGCTGCACCCTGGGGACTGCCACCAATAGATGCTGCCAGGATAACAACACATTACTACCAGGATAACAACAGATTACCACTTCAACTTTGAGCTGGGTATCTTGCCAGCCAGTGAAATGCTTAGCGAAATCCAATCCTACGCACCTACCACTCACACTGGATGTACatacttatgtgtaggaaggaactgcaggtgctggttactgGAGTAAATGGAAAATCTATTATTGTACCCTGCCGCAGGCTGTTTGATTGATCTAACCCTCAGAAGGGGTGAATCAGGCTGCCCATTTTTCAAAAATGCTCAAATATGCATTTCACAACTTATTGTTGTGACTGAACATTCTGGGTTTGATTAAATCTGAGTTTTGGTACAATGCAGCAAAACAGTCTTAAGTCTTGTCAATTCTGTGCAATTCTAGCTTATCCTTTATGATAATTAGCTTGTGTCTCACAGACATGTTTGGTAATTTGATGTGACGCATACAGAAAGGGGCAAGATCAGTATTTAACATTTAACACTAATTCTTGAGATGCTCCAACTGTTGTGTTGAAGGCCCTCTTAAATGTTATaagtgtttctacattttgacttgATGATATGATGGATTACAATTCCCGAGGCAGGAAGATGCAAGACTTGGCAGTGATCTTGATAGCATTAATTGTGTTTTACGTCTGGGGAAGAAGGCTGCATATTTGGGAGGTTGTTGCAGAGCAGTCTGCAGAGGAAACACAGGCATTCTGCAGCCCTAGGGTGCCAATTAAGTAGTTTGTATTGTCATGGTTATGTTGAGCTATTTGGGTGTTAGAAATCCAAGCAAGTGGAATTTATTTGAAGTGTATATTGTTTGAGACTGGAGGAACTGTAATGATGTTCTGGGGTTGATTGGCCTCCAAAAACACAACTTTATTCAATTATACTAGATTTGACTCCAGATGGAGAGTGTTGCTCATGGTTCCAATGACTCGCACTCAAGCCCAATGATCCAAGGCCTGCTCACATCCTGCCACCCCCAATCAATGGGCTACAACACTTGCCAGTTGACGGAGGGAAGAATAAAATGAGCAAATGTTACTTCATAGCTTTGTCTACTGATCCTTGTGGAGTGGTAATTGGTTTACATTGTcctgatatatatattttttaatttgacAAGAAGGACATACCTGGATCATTTTTCATAACTATGTTGTTGGGTGTGGGAGTGAGTGCATGTATTAGCAGGTGAAAAAGTCTGAGACGGGAGACTTCACTAGTTTTGGAGGTAGACACCACAGTTGGCATACAGCCTGGCCTTATTCAATGCTCTATCTTTTTTTATGTTTGGAGTTGGCTTGGGCTGGCTTCTATGGTATGAAAATCTAGGGAGAAAGCTGAACTAGAATATCCAACTTGATCCCTCAAAATGAAGACGCATGTAAAACATTCTGCCTTTGCTTTTGTGCAATTTATTGTGGAAATCAGAATGATTTTAAGTTCCAGtgtgtattttatttcattttttaaagtGTGGATATTCTCATGGGTATGTTTGTGAATAGTTCCTCAGAGTTAGAACTCTCCTGCGAATTCATCCTGATTTGGGATAATTATACTTGATGTGGATTGACTCATGAAAGAGACAATATTCATACCAGATTTCTGAACAAATCTAATAAGGAGCATATTCTAATTTTATTCACTTCCCTTCCTACCATATTAAAAGTACATGCACGTTCCAAAAGGGTGGTTCTCAAGACTTCCCTTAAATTTTTGGCAAAAAGGCTGAGCAGCAGTTGCACTAATCTGCATTTAACTTTTGTAGACCTTCCTAATTTGTTCCAATTAAGTTATGATAAATTAAAGACCATCTAATTTATGACATAGCGTACATCTTTCTCAAGTTGTGTTTGATAGGCATTAAAACTGATTTCCCCCTTCCCTGCCCTTAACAGGAAGTTTTGAAATGAAGGTGCTATAGTACTACGAAATTATATGATCTTTTAGATGTGTTGGCGGATCAACATGTGGAAAGCTACTGTGCAATGAGGAAAGATTAATTGATAATCTTGTAATTAAGAGGCCTTTATGGCAAAGTATCATCTAGGAATTGTCTTCAAAGATTTTAGAATGATTTTCTAGAATTTGAATCCATAATATTAAATAAACCAAAAAGCTATGAGATGGGATCACTGTAATAGACTCAGAAACTGCATTTAGTGGCATGGTGTTACTTAATAATAGTTAATATTTAAAGAATATAAGCTGTATATTGCTTCAATGTACAAACTCTAATAAGTGCTCCATGTGATGGCCAACAAAAAGTTAACAACATTATTAGATAAAGATTTCCCCCAGATGATTATTGTCTCAAAATAGATAGTCCCCGAGCTGGAAAACAttcttcaccctgagagttgagaATTGTGGAGGCTTGCTTGCTGAATATGTTCAAGATCAAGATTAGTACATTTTAAATGGATGAACAAATGTATTTAGAAGCAATAGTTGGCTATGCGTCTGATCTATTTGTAACCTCAACTCAGCATTCCTATATGACTGCAAGACCTTTAACCCCTTTGCTAACAAGTATCCATCTTTGCTTTGCAATGAAAGTATTCAGATGCTACTTTCACCTTTGTTTGAAGTGTTCCAAAGATTTAGCCTTCTGAGATAGACTTATTTGTCTTAAATGGGTGACCTCTTATAAACAGTAACACCACCATCCCTGTTTTATATTCACTCACGATATAAACGACCCTTGAGGATCTTGAGTTTTTCAATTCAGTTGCCTCTTTTCTAAACCCCAGCCTTGTCTATCCAACCTTTCCTCGCAAGATGACCTACTCATTCCAGCTGCTAGGCTAATAAATCTTCTCTGATTTCAACACAAAACTTCATTCCTTATAAGGAAATCAGTAGTGTGACCAATTCTCCAGATCTGATCTTACCAATATCCGATCTAACTGAAGCATGGAAATGGGATTAATGCAAGAAAAGTATTGCTGGGATTGAAAATCAGCCACACTTACTGAGTGGCAGAAAAAGTAAAAGGAGCCAAATGGCTGCCACCTGCTCTGTTCTTGATTAAACTTTACACAACTGAACTTGGGCATTCATTGCCCAAGCACTTCAAGAATTCTGTGCGATAGTTTTAGCCTTGTTTGGGTAAATTGGCAGGATTCGTACTGATAAATTCTAATTCAATTATATGAATATTAACTCTGTGTTTTATGTTTTCACAGATGTGCACTCCAGCTAACACACCTGCAACACCTCCTAATTTTCCAGATGCACTTACAATGTTTTCACGGCTGAAAGCTTCAGAAAGCTTCAACAGTAGCAGCCCAATTGCCTCAATGGCAACATCTCCTCCTCCTGTAAACTTCAACTCGGGCTGGCCCATGTCTCCTCCAAACCAGCAGGGCATGTGGGCTCCTGCATCAACAACTCCACATACTGGCTGGCCAGCAGCAGTGTCCCAACAAACCACCTCAGAACAGAAGGTTAACGTTGCCATGGAGGCTGAGAGATGAGGCCTGGTTACGGCTTTCGAGGTGAAGCAGGAAAAAGTCTTGCATGGGTCAATATGAAATAGTTTCTGTTGTATTGTGCTGCAGCTAATCTGAACTGAAGGAAtacaatagggaagattcaacttCATAGCAGAAGAATTATGGGTCCAGCAATTTTCAAACAAAGCCTTGtttctggagtttgcatgtgtgtgACACAATTAAAAGACTTGCAAGGTCATCGGCCTGACTTCAAAAATGGAATTGTTAACCTTGAGTAACTTGTTTATGATCGATGACCCTACAAAAGGAACCTATCAGTGATTAGCTGCTATATCAGAGACAACCATGAAGATCACTAATGGTTTTTAAAAGAATACTCCATTACTTTTTTGCAGTAAAATTGTGGCAGTTGTCTAATGAATTACAGGGTGGGGAGTATATGGAATTGCAACAATGGACAATTAAAACAAATAAACTTTAATACAGGGATTGCAAATTAGGTTTTCGAATCATTG
It contains:
- the LOC116985889 gene encoding UBA-like domain-containing protein 1 codes for the protein MSVNMDELKHQVMINQFVLTAGCAADQAKQLLQGAHWQFETALSAFFQEANVPYNHHHQMMCTPANTPATPPNFPDALTMFSRLKASESFNSSSPIASMATSPPPVNFNSGWPMSPPNQQGMWAPASTTPHTGWPAAVSQQTTSEQKVNVAMEAER